In the [Clostridium] colinum genome, one interval contains:
- a CDS encoding cob(I)yrinic acid a,c-diamide adenosyltransferase gives MERGYLQVYTGNGKGKTTCMLGLTLRASGAGKKIYIGQFMKDDEYSEIKAIREFLPNVTVEQYGTGKGFAKKGNLKEYDITCGNNGYDRAIEVLKQNEYDIYIFDEINVAVYMEILTEKQILDLIDIKPTNAELILTGRYALDSVKEKADLVTEMKEIKHYYKQGVMARVGIEK, from the coding sequence ATGGAAAGAGGATATTTACAAGTTTATACAGGAAATGGAAAAGGTAAAACAACTTGTATGTTAGGCTTAACTTTAAGAGCATCTGGAGCAGGCAAAAAAATATATATAGGTCAATTTATGAAAGATGATGAATATAGCGAAATAAAAGCAATAAGAGAATTTTTACCTAATGTTACTGTTGAACAATATGGAACAGGAAAAGGATTTGCAAAAAAAGGTAACTTAAAAGAATATGATATAACTTGTGGAAATAATGGATATGACAGAGCAATAGAAGTTTTAAAACAAAATGAATATGATATTTATATATTTGATGAAATAAATGTAGCTGTATATATGGAAATTTTAACAGAAAAACAAATATTAGACTTAATAGATATAAAACCTACCAATGCTGAGCTTATATTAACAGGTAGATATGCTTTAGATAGTGTAAAAGAAAAAGCAGATTTAGTTACAGAAATGAAAGAAATAAAGCATTATTATAAACAAGGTGTTATGGCTCGTGTTGGAATAGAAAAATAA
- a CDS encoding HAD-IB family phosphatase: protein MSDYRFIFDLDSTITKQEILPIIANEIGIYEQIQILTEKAMKGEENFEENFINRINMLKSVPIPIINKIVENIKLNEYIEKFILENKEKCFIVTSNLDIIIKPILKRLNMEKNYFSSKAIVKNDKIYKITNIINKKNVVENFNFKFVAIGDGDNDIEMLKIANVGIAFGGCRSLSDKIIASADYVFYDDKEVYNFLNSLL, encoded by the coding sequence ATGTCAGATTATAGATTTATATTTGATTTAGATTCTACTATAACAAAACAAGAAATTTTACCTATAATAGCTAATGAAATAGGGATATATGAACAAATCCAAATTTTAACAGAAAAAGCTATGAAAGGTGAAGAAAATTTTGAAGAAAATTTTATAAATAGAATTAATATGTTAAAAAGTGTCCCTATACCCATTATTAATAAAATAGTAGAAAATATTAAATTAAATGAATATATAGAAAAATTTATTTTAGAAAATAAAGAAAAATGTTTTATTGTAACAAGTAACTTAGATATAATAATAAAGCCTATTTTAAAAAGACTTAATATGGAAAAAAACTATTTTTCTAGTAAAGCAATAGTTAAAAATGATAAAATATATAAAATAACTAACATTATTAATAAAAAAAATGTAGTTGAAAATTTTAATTTTAAATTTGTAGCTATTGGTGATGGAGATAATGATATAGAAATGTTAAAAATAGCAAATGTTGGTATAGCATTTGGAGGATGTAGAAGTTTAAGTGATAAAATAATAGCTAGTGCAGATTATGTTTTTTATGATGATAAAGAAGTATATAATTTTTTAAATAGCTTATTATAA
- the cbiB gene encoding adenosylcobinamide-phosphate synthase CbiB, giving the protein MVVNYAIILGFVIDCILGDPQNPFHPIRFLGYLNNIGIKIYDKLNINKPKIQFLYGMIMNIFIVSFVFLLFKFLVETFYNINFYLGFIFEAIMCYFIIAPKCLYTESMKIYRELKNDNIQNARLYLSYIVGRDTENLSEEKIVKATIETISENLSDGVIAPLIFLALGGVPLGMLYKAINTLDSMIGYKNEKFIYFGRFSAKLDDVVNFIPARISAILMIIASFIARLDFKNAIKIYIRDRYNHLSPNSAHTEAVCAGALGIQLGGTSTYKGKVVEKKTIGDSIKEANMYDIVLANKLMYISTIICILGLIIIFLIW; this is encoded by the coding sequence ATGGTTGTTAACTATGCTATAATACTTGGGTTTGTAATAGATTGTATTTTGGGTGACCCACAAAATCCTTTTCACCCTATAAGGTTTTTAGGATATTTAAATAATATAGGTATAAAAATATATGATAAATTAAATATAAATAAACCTAAAATACAATTTTTATATGGTATGATTATGAATATATTTATAGTTTCTTTTGTATTTTTATTGTTTAAATTTTTAGTTGAAACTTTTTATAATATAAATTTTTATTTAGGATTTATATTTGAAGCTATAATGTGTTATTTTATAATTGCCCCAAAATGTCTTTATACAGAAAGTATGAAAATATATAGAGAATTAAAAAACGACAACATACAAAATGCAAGATTATATTTATCTTACATAGTTGGGAGAGATACAGAAAATTTATCTGAAGAAAAGATAGTTAAGGCAACTATAGAAACTATATCTGAAAATTTATCTGATGGCGTAATAGCACCTTTAATATTTTTAGCTTTAGGTGGAGTCCCTTTAGGTATGTTATATAAAGCTATTAATACTTTAGATTCTATGATAGGCTATAAAAATGAAAAATTTATATATTTTGGAAGATTTTCTGCAAAGTTAGATGATGTTGTAAACTTTATACCAGCTAGAATATCTGCTATATTAATGATAATAGCAAGTTTTATAGCTAGGTTAGATTTTAAAAATGCAATAAAAATTTATATAAGAGATAGATATAACCATTTAAGCCCAAATTCTGCGCATACAGAGGCAGTATGTGCTGGAGCTTTAGGTATACAGCTAGGTGGGACAAGCACATACAAAGGTAAGGTTGTAGAAAAAAAGACAATAGGTGATAGCATTAAAGAAGCAAATATGTATGATATAGTTTTAGCAAATAAACTTATGTATATTTCAACAATAATTTGTATTTTGGGGTTAATAATAATATTTTTAATATGGTGA
- a CDS encoding pyridoxal phosphate-dependent aminotransferase: MYKYEHGGNEIFKNKDIIDFSANINPLGLKENSLDILKNALDKSIFYPDNFSTRLRIAIEQYENVKKDYIFCSNGASDIIFRIVSYLKPKKALILAPTFSDYERALKTVDCEIYKHILLEKDEFNLKDNIIDIVKKENFDIIFLCNPNNPTGQLIKNNIIEEILKSTKGYVFIDECFMDFIEKNDEYSSKKFIETYKNLIILKAFTKIFALAGFRLGYCLTSNLKTIDNLYFYGADWPVSIFAQEMGIYCIKDCGIYLQKSLAYIQKEKEKIINSLIKIGVKIIGSNANYIFFKAYKGFDKILYEEYNICIRNCNNYTNLTDEYFRIGIYKEEQNKKLISAIEKIGKVIK, from the coding sequence ATGTATAAATATGAACACGGTGGAAATGAAATTTTTAAAAATAAAGATATAATAGATTTTTCAGCAAATATAAATCCTTTGGGATTAAAAGAAAATAGCTTAGATATATTAAAAAATGCTTTAGATAAAAGTATTTTTTATCCAGATAATTTTTCTACAAGACTAAGAATAGCTATTGAGCAATATGAAAATGTAAAAAAAGATTATATTTTTTGTAGTAATGGTGCATCAGATATAATTTTTAGAATAGTATCATATTTAAAGCCTAAAAAAGCTTTAATATTAGCTCCAACCTTTTCCGATTACGAAAGAGCATTAAAAACAGTTGATTGTGAAATATATAAGCATATTTTATTAGAAAAAGATGAATTTAATTTAAAAGACAATATAATAGATATTGTAAAAAAAGAAAATTTTGACATAATATTTTTATGTAACCCTAATAATCCAACAGGACAATTAATAAAAAATAACATTATAGAAGAAATTTTAAAATCTACTAAAGGTTATGTTTTTATAGACGAATGTTTTATGGATTTTATAGAAAAAAATGATGAATATTCAAGTAAAAAATTTATAGAAACTTATAAAAATTTAATTATTTTAAAGGCTTTTACGAAAATATTTGCACTAGCAGGATTTAGGTTAGGATATTGTCTTACATCTAATCTAAAAACAATAGATAACTTATATTTTTATGGGGCAGACTGGCCTGTTTCTATATTTGCACAAGAAATGGGTATATATTGTATTAAAGATTGTGGTATTTATTTACAAAAAAGTTTAGCATATATACAAAAAGAAAAAGAAAAAATAATAAATAGTCTTATAAAAATAGGGGTTAAGATAATAGGAAGTAATGCAAATTATATATTTTTTAAGGCATATAAAGGTTTTGATAAAATATTATATGAAGAATATAATATTTGTATAAGAAATTGTAATAATTATACTAATCTTACAGATGAATATTTTAGAATAGGAATATATAAAGAAGAACAAAATAAAAAATTAATAAGTGCAATAGAAAAAATAGGAAAGGTGATAAAATGA
- a CDS encoding Dph6-related ATP pyrophosphatase, producing the protein MIKEQLKGKKFVASYSGGKDSMLSIYRAIKAGLKPVCLIITYNKDKNVSWFHGVPKGVLDSVSNSLDIPVWLIETTGEEYAKNFETALTRAKQEGAEVCIFGDIDLQGHFDWCSERCENVGLEACFPLWLEDRKKLVYEFLESGFTSTFTVINTKLLDDRFLGMTMTKEVCEEIEKEGADVCGENGEYHTFASDGPIFKEKVKFKLGDKIEDKGYSILPILEED; encoded by the coding sequence ATGATAAAAGAGCAATTAAAAGGCAAAAAGTTCGTAGCATCTTATAGTGGTGGTAAAGATAGTATGTTATCTATATATAGAGCTATAAAAGCAGGGCTTAAACCAGTATGTTTGATAATAACATATAATAAAGATAAAAATGTATCTTGGTTTCACGGAGTGCCTAAAGGTGTGTTAGATAGTGTTTCTAATTCTTTAGATATACCAGTATGGCTTATAGAAACAACAGGAGAAGAATATGCTAAAAATTTTGAAACAGCACTTACAAGAGCAAAACAAGAAGGTGCAGAGGTTTGTATATTTGGAGATATAGATTTACAAGGACATTTTGACTGGTGTTCTGAAAGATGTGAAAATGTAGGGCTTGAAGCTTGTTTTCCACTTTGGTTAGAAGATAGAAAAAAATTAGTATATGAATTTTTAGAAAGTGGGTTTACATCAACTTTTACTGTTATAAATACTAAACTATTAGATGATAGATTTTTAGGTATGACTATGACAAAAGAGGTATGTGAAGAAATAGAAAAAGAAGGTGCAGATGTATGTGGCGAAAATGGAGAATATCATACTTTTGCATCTGATGGTCCTATATTTAAAGAAAAAGTAAAATTTAAACTAGGAGATAAAATAGAAGATAAAGGATATTCTATTTTACCTATTTTAGAAGAAGATTAA
- a CDS encoding DUF4250 domain-containing protein, producing MNIPKEPYMLLSFINTKLRDDFDSLDSFCESYNVDKQEIEEKLFNIGYKYIANENQFKA from the coding sequence ATGAATATACCAAAAGAACCATATATGTTATTAAGCTTTATAAATACAAAATTAAGAGATGATTTTGATAGCTTAGATAGTTTTTGTGAAAGCTATAACGTAGACAAACAAGAAATAGAAGAAAAACTTTTTAACATAGGTTATAAATATATAGCTAATGAAAATCAGTTTAAGGCTTAG
- the ruvA gene encoding Holliday junction branch migration protein RuvA, with the protein MINFIKGNIEILREGLIIIENNGIGYKINVSEKLYSYLYKNRENIKLYIFMNVKEGDISLFGFLTLEELEIFEKLITVSGVGPKGAIALLSIMSPQEIVSAIITSDIKALSSGQGIGKKIAQRIALELKDKVDILEAINIEPQVVSDIEENDTTKETLEALSALGFTKQEILKAINNVEDKNISVDKMISLCLKILSK; encoded by the coding sequence ATGATTAATTTTATAAAAGGAAATATAGAAATATTAAGAGAAGGCTTAATAATAATAGAAAATAATGGAATAGGCTATAAAATAAATGTTTCTGAAAAATTATATAGTTATCTATATAAAAATAGAGAAAATATAAAATTATATATATTTATGAATGTAAAAGAGGGAGATATTTCTCTTTTTGGATTTTTAACCTTAGAAGAGTTAGAAATTTTTGAAAAACTTATAACAGTATCTGGAGTAGGGCCAAAAGGAGCAATAGCTCTTTTAAGCATAATGAGCCCACAAGAAATAGTATCAGCTATTATAACATCAGATATAAAAGCTTTATCTAGTGGACAAGGTATAGGAAAAAAAATAGCACAGAGAATAGCTTTAGAGCTTAAAGATAAAGTTGATATATTAGAGGCTATAAACATAGAACCACAAGTAGTAAGTGATATAGAAGAAAATGATACTACAAAAGAAACATTAGAGGCTTTATCGGCACTTGGATTTACAAAACAAGAAATATTAAAGGCAATAAATAATGTAGAAGATAAAAACATATCTGTAGATAAAATGATAAGTTTATGTCTTAAAATATTATCTAAGTAG
- the ruvB gene encoding Holliday junction branch migration DNA helicase RuvB translates to MKDRIITSDFKQEDIEIETKLRPQSIDTYIGQKKVKETLKVYIEASKMRNEPLDHVLLYGPPGLGKTTLSNIIANEMGVNIKTTSGPAIERAGDMAAILNSLNEGDILFIDEIHRLNRTIEEVLYPAMEDFSLDIMIGKGPTSKSIRVDLPKFTLIGATTRIGLLTNPLRDRFGVISRLEMYNEEELKHIIKRSANVLGIEIDDEGALEIARRSRGTPRIANRLLKRVRDFAQVRYDGKITKLVADETLNLLDVDKLGLDPIDQKILKTIIEKFSGGPVGIDNLAVSIGEESDTIEEVYEPYLIQLGFIKRTPRGREITKTGYKHFGIKFDK, encoded by the coding sequence ATAAAAGATAGGATAATTACATCAGATTTTAAGCAAGAAGACATAGAGATAGAAACAAAACTCCGTCCACAATCTATAGATACATATATAGGGCAAAAAAAGGTAAAAGAAACTTTAAAAGTATATATAGAGGCTTCTAAAATGAGAAATGAACCTTTAGACCACGTTTTATTATATGGCCCACCAGGGCTTGGTAAAACAACATTGTCTAATATTATAGCAAATGAAATGGGCGTTAATATAAAAACAACCTCAGGACCAGCAATAGAAAGAGCAGGAGATATGGCGGCTATATTAAATTCTTTAAATGAAGGAGATATTTTATTTATAGATGAGATACATAGGCTTAATAGGACAATAGAAGAAGTGTTATATCCAGCTATGGAAGATTTTTCTCTTGATATAATGATAGGCAAAGGACCAACAAGTAAAAGTATAAGGGTAGATTTGCCTAAATTTACTCTTATAGGAGCAACAACAAGAATAGGACTTTTAACAAATCCATTAAGAGATAGATTTGGTGTTATAAGTCGTTTGGAAATGTATAATGAAGAAGAACTAAAGCATATAATAAAACGTTCGGCTAATGTTTTAGGCATAGAAATAGATGATGAAGGAGCATTAGAAATAGCTAGACGCTCTAGAGGTACACCAAGGATAGCTAATAGACTTTTAAAAAGGGTAAGAGATTTTGCACAAGTTAGATATGACGGAAAAATAACTAAGCTTGTTGCAGATGAAACACTAAATTTATTAGATGTGGATAAGCTAGGACTTGACCCGATAGACCAAAAAATATTAAAAACTATTATAGAAAAATTTTCAGGGGGACCAGTTGGGATAGACAACCTTGCAGTGTCTATTGGTGAAGAAAGTGATACAATAGAAGAAGTGTATGAACCATACCTTATACAATTAGGGTTTATAAAAAGAACACCACGAGGAAGAGAGATAACAAAAACAGGTTACAAACATTTTGGGATAAAATTTGACAAATAA
- a CDS encoding efflux RND transporter periplasmic adaptor subunit yields the protein MKKKVAIIAGVIILGIAGITVGKSVIKPKKVETIPTVQVDNVKTQQMITTVEAKGTVAFRDKVSVYAKNSGKVSSRPIKEGDPVNKGDVLVQYDQSSLKTLKRQLEDAKLSLQSANLTLQGLMLPADESQLKQLESQISQSEKNILDLENNLIQVDKDINKAQTDLDGANILYSQGAISKSEFDKFETSLTTLKNQKIGYQNSLDAAKKQLEANKAQYENTKNKASDPNTKNKIDSQKVMVEQAQLKVNQLTKDINDFETASISPITGTLVKLHVVDGEAVTEGKIVAEVGNLNDVIIEANIPEYDMEGVAVGQDVLIKSESIEGEYKGKITKIYPLAELKNIGGSEKSVVKVEISMPNNTPLKTGYTTNLTITTKIDDNALVIPIMSYMSEKVNDKNSEYVFVVKEDGTLEKRTVKVKTIKNSVASVEGLSEGEKVVFSPTENMKEGMKIIPTDQPVQPQGKSEQGASPIIM from the coding sequence ATGAAAAAGAAAGTTGCTATAATAGCGGGAGTTATAATACTAGGTATAGCAGGGATAACTGTTGGAAAATCAGTTATCAAGCCTAAAAAAGTAGAAACAATTCCAACAGTGCAAGTGGATAATGTTAAAACTCAACAAATGATAACAACTGTAGAAGCGAAAGGTACAGTTGCTTTTAGAGATAAAGTATCAGTGTATGCTAAAAATTCAGGTAAAGTAAGCAGTAGACCTATAAAAGAGGGAGACCCAGTAAATAAAGGTGATGTTTTAGTTCAGTATGACCAATCATCTTTAAAAACATTAAAAAGACAATTAGAAGATGCAAAGCTTTCTTTACAATCGGCTAACTTAACATTACAAGGGCTTATGTTACCAGCAGATGAAAGTCAATTAAAACAATTAGAATCTCAAATTAGTCAATCTGAAAAAAATATATTAGATTTAGAAAATAATCTTATACAAGTAGATAAAGATATAAATAAAGCCCAAACAGATTTAGATGGAGCTAATATATTATATTCTCAAGGAGCTATATCTAAGTCTGAGTTTGATAAATTTGAAACTTCTCTTACTACTTTAAAAAATCAAAAAATAGGGTATCAAAATAGCTTAGATGCTGCAAAAAAACAATTAGAGGCAAATAAGGCTCAATATGAAAACACTAAAAATAAAGCTTCAGACCCTAATACAAAAAATAAAATAGATAGCCAAAAAGTTATGGTAGAACAAGCACAGTTAAAAGTAAATCAACTTACAAAAGATATAAATGATTTTGAAACAGCTTCTATATCTCCTATAACAGGTACATTAGTAAAATTACACGTTGTAGATGGTGAGGCGGTAACAGAAGGTAAAATAGTTGCGGAAGTAGGAAATTTAAATGATGTTATTATAGAAGCTAACATACCAGAATATGATATGGAAGGCGTAGCAGTAGGTCAAGATGTGCTTATAAAAAGTGAAAGTATAGAAGGTGAATATAAAGGGAAAATAACAAAAATATATCCTTTAGCAGAGCTTAAAAATATTGGCGGTAGTGAAAAAAGTGTAGTAAAAGTAGAAATATCTATGCCAAATAATACACCTTTAAAAACAGGATATACAACAAATCTAACTATTACAACAAAAATAGATGATAATGCCTTAGTTATACCTATTATGTCTTATATGTCAGAAAAAGTAAATGATAAAAACTCTGAATATGTATTTGTTGTTAAAGAAGATGGAACGTTAGAAAAAAGAACTGTAAAAGTAAAAACTATTAAAAACTCTGTTGCATCAGTAGAAGGTCTTTCTGAAGGAGAAAAAGTTGTATTTTCGCCAACAGAAAATATGAAAGAAGGTATGAAAATTATACCAACAGACCAACCAGTACAACCACAAGGTAAATCTGAACAAGGTGCTAGTCCTATTATTATGTAA
- a CDS encoding ABC transporter ATP-binding protein, whose product MSILEIKDVKKVYRNGKIEVEALKGINFSVEKGEFVSIMGSSGCGKSTMMNILGCLDTLTSGSYILDGEDVSKISGKRLAFVRNKKIGFVFQSFNLLPKLSALQNVELPMVYAGIGREERRKKALHSLEIVGLSGREHHKPNEMSGGQRQRVAIARSLVNDPAIILADEPTGNLDSKSTFEIIEIFQKLNNNGVTIVMVTHEPDVAEYTKRIIRFKDGVVLEDYFNQPQKIVGED is encoded by the coding sequence ATGAGTATATTAGAAATAAAAGATGTAAAAAAAGTATACAGAAATGGTAAGATAGAGGTAGAAGCTTTAAAAGGAATAAATTTTAGTGTTGAAAAAGGCGAATTTGTTTCTATAATGGGGTCTTCTGGATGTGGTAAATCTACAATGATGAATATATTAGGGTGTTTAGACACACTTACATCAGGAAGTTACATATTAGATGGTGAAGATGTTAGCAAAATATCTGGCAAACGCCTTGCTTTTGTTAGAAATAAAAAAATAGGGTTTGTTTTTCAATCTTTTAATCTTTTACCTAAATTATCGGCGTTACAAAATGTAGAGTTACCTATGGTATATGCTGGTATTGGCAGAGAAGAAAGAAGAAAAAAAGCACTACATTCTTTAGAGATAGTAGGTTTATCAGGACGAGAACATCATAAGCCAAACGAAATGTCTGGTGGGCAAAGGCAAAGAGTTGCTATAGCTAGAAGTCTTGTAAACGACCCAGCTATAATATTGGCAGATGAACCGACAGGTAACTTAGACTCTAAGTCTACATTTGAAATTATAGAAATTTTTCAAAAATTAAATAATAATGGTGTAACAATAGTTATGGTTACTCACGAACCAGATGTTGCAGAATATACAAAAAGAATAATTCGCTTTAAAGATGGAGTTGTTTTAGAAGATTATTTTAATCAACCACAAAAGATTGTAGGTGAAGACTAA
- a CDS encoding ABC transporter permease: MNIIENFKSAIFNILSSKMRTFLTTLGIIIGITSVIIITAIGKGFKNNVNSTFSDIDTGTISVTTAYDETIRDKDKFVLKDLDRLKDIKNVDTVMPSYSTNVSVKLKDPSNLKSCFIYGVNEDAKNLKKIKMKYGRFIDEKDRQSKAKVCVIDNNLAREIFGREDAVGETISIETVVGKIKSTNLEIIGINSVENTGFYTPNIYYPVETAMEFLDNPSQTFEGIDLKLVNSNKFEQTKREIIKVLNANHNNEEKKYGVQGNLELVKSMSGTVQIFTLFIGLVAGISLLVGGIGVMNIMLVTVTERTREIGIRKSLGATNNNIKMQFLIEAITVALLGGVIGILFGYLGSFSIGKIATIVGAKLKPDVSIPVVLGAVITSSMIGIIFGVYPAGKAAKLDPIEALRYE, encoded by the coding sequence ATGAATATTATAGAGAATTTTAAGTCGGCTATATTTAATATTCTTTCTAGTAAAATGAGAACTTTTCTTACAACGCTTGGTATAATTATAGGTATAACGTCAGTTATTATTATAACAGCCATAGGTAAAGGGTTTAAAAATAATGTAAATAGTACATTTTCAGATATAGATACAGGTACTATATCAGTAACTACAGCATATGACGAAACAATAAGAGATAAAGATAAATTTGTCTTAAAAGATTTAGATAGGCTAAAAGATATTAAAAATGTAGATACAGTTATGCCATCATATTCTACTAATGTATCTGTAAAGTTAAAAGACCCATCTAATTTAAAAAGTTGTTTTATTTATGGTGTAAATGAAGATGCAAAAAATTTAAAAAAAATAAAAATGAAATATGGAAGATTTATAGATGAAAAAGATAGACAATCAAAAGCTAAAGTTTGTGTTATAGATAATAATCTTGCAAGAGAAATATTTGGGAGAGAAGATGCAGTAGGAGAAACAATATCTATAGAAACTGTTGTTGGAAAAATAAAAAGTACAAATTTAGAAATAATAGGTATAAATTCAGTAGAAAATACAGGATTTTATACACCTAATATATATTATCCAGTAGAAACAGCTATGGAGTTTTTAGATAACCCTTCACAAACATTTGAAGGCATTGATTTAAAGCTTGTAAATAGTAATAAGTTTGAACAGACTAAAAGAGAAATAATAAAAGTTTTAAATGCAAATCATAACAATGAAGAAAAAAAATATGGAGTGCAAGGTAATCTTGAGTTAGTTAAGTCTATGTCAGGTACTGTTCAAATATTTACATTATTTATTGGTCTTGTAGCAGGTATTTCTCTTTTAGTAGGTGGTATAGGTGTTATGAACATAATGCTTGTAACAGTAACAGAAAGAACAAGAGAAATAGGAATAAGAAAGTCATTAGGGGCTACTAATAATAATATAAAAATGCAGTTTTTAATAGAGGCTATAACTGTTGCTTTATTAGGTGGGGTTATAGGAATACTATTTGGATATTTAGGTAGTTTTTCTATAGGTAAAATAGCTACTATAGTAGGAGCTAAACTAAAACCAGATGTTTCTATCCCAGTTGTTTTAGGTGCAGTTATAACATCTAGTATGATAGGTATAATATTTGGTGTTTATCCAGCTGGTAAGGCAGCAAAGTTAGACCCAATAGAAGCGCTTAGATATGAATAA
- a CDS encoding ABC transporter permease: MSIFENISAAISSVFSNKMRTFLTMIGIIIGVSSVITITALGKGVEKTIKSVFDVLNSKSIQVMQNWSASTTPKDKVVIGDVEVVGKHPNIKYISGYKEVRGSITLKNPEEQEVVSMFGSDVDFSRMQKNFFRIKYGRVFTEQENRNKARVCIIDEDMARKVFGRADVVGEEVKLYINKKDYKFKVVGVTDNKNAKQMGTIIPIPINTALDIYDTKQIDLIYVELNNTENLTRSKNEIIRILAANHNTTDDKYMAIANIEQVKNIEKVIKMFTVFIGFVAGISLLVGGIGVMNIMLVTVTERTREIGIRKSLGATNSSIKIQFLIESIFICTLGGIFGIVIGYLASIILGSALKDHFTKILGVELVTPSISMPVAIGAMLISTIVGVIFGVYPAGKAAKLNPIEALRYE; this comes from the coding sequence ATGAGTATATTTGAAAATATATCTGCTGCTATATCTAGTGTTTTTTCTAACAAAATGAGAACATTTCTTACTATGATAGGAATTATAATAGGAGTATCATCTGTTATAACAATAACAGCACTTGGTAAAGGTGTTGAAAAAACTATTAAAAGTGTTTTTGATGTATTAAATTCTAAGTCTATACAAGTTATGCAAAATTGGAGTGCTAGTACTACACCAAAAGATAAAGTTGTTATAGGTGATGTAGAAGTTGTAGGAAAACACCCTAACATAAAATATATATCTGGCTATAAAGAGGTAAGAGGTAGCATAACTTTAAAAAATCCTGAAGAACAAGAAGTTGTATCTATGTTTGGGTCAGATGTAGACTTTTCTCGTATGCAAAAAAACTTTTTTAGGATAAAATATGGTCGAGTTTTTACTGAACAAGAAAATAGAAATAAAGCTAGAGTTTGTATTATAGATGAAGATATGGCTAGAAAAGTTTTTGGTAGAGCAGATGTTGTGGGTGAAGAAGTAAAATTATATATAAATAAAAAAGATTATAAGTTTAAAGTTGTAGGGGTAACAGATAACAAAAATGCTAAGCAAATGGGAACTATTATACCTATACCTATTAATACAGCTTTAGATATATATGATACTAAACAAATAGATTTAATATATGTAGAGCTAAATAATACAGAAAATTTAACTAGATCTAAAAATGAAATAATAAGAATATTAGCAGCTAATCACAATACAACAGATGATAAATATATGGCTATAGCTAATATTGAACAAGTTAAAAATATAGAAAAAGTTATAAAAATGTTTACAGTATTTATAGGTTTTGTAGCAGGTATTTCTCTTTTAGTAGGTGGTATAGGTGTTATGAATATAATGCTTGTAACAGTAACAGAAAGAACAAGAGAGATAGGTATAAGAAAATCATTAGGTGCAACTAATAGTAGCATAAAAATACAGTTTTTAATAGAATCTATATTTATATGTACTTTAGGAGGAATTTTTGGTATAGTGATAGGATATTTAGCTAGTATTATTTTAGGAAGTGCTTTAAAAGATCATTTTACTAAAATATTAGGAGTAGAGCTTGTAACACCGTCTATATCTATGCCAGTAGCTATAGGAGCTATGCTTATTTCTACAATAGTTGGTGTTATATTTGGTGTTTATCCAGCAGGCAAGGCAGCTAAGCTAAACCCAATAGAAGCACTTAGATATGAATAG